A segment of the Crassostrea angulata isolate pt1a10 chromosome 10, ASM2561291v2, whole genome shotgun sequence genome:
cattacgtaaccagccacctgttgactcggggcgtggtcaatgtttgtttaacaatttccggtgtcataggcatgcaactgtctcgtgtcggacttcaaagggggatctcaagtgcagaaagcttagcaattactatgatttgatgaaacttgtttactttgtatccagtaatgcagttacacgctattgttttacatagacactgttagaaatagatcgatcatttgtacgacttgataatgacgataaacgacatacatacgtttcctaaaaaaattatctaacaataatcaaagaattggacaataattaatcaatgaactataatcactcttataacggtactctttatatacacagggagtgaaattgccgtaaagatctcagccttagggcaagattattaacacaaccggtgtcagcctattgtataaacagtagtattgataattgccgattacgtattttaagattgaatttgactattaaatatttctgatttatactttccactaacaactctttacaaataaaataattaaatttaaaaaaacatcccccggacctactgcaatattttcttccattcaaacttggtttcaattttactgcgcaatgttatcttcctactagtgatacatagaaccatgagacgatgtgtttataaaaacggaaccgtaaaacttttaattgtttAAGACAATGtcacattttttaataactgttgttatcattatgtatttaagtgttgacagatgagtgaaaatgataattattaaagatgaacagtgaattcaacaaggtaattttcaatcacacagccaactcaagatgattaaaaccaagattttcaatgctatttttaaaaaatttctgactacgagcctacgacaagtcgaacaagacgataagtcgggtgttctgcttcagaggaaaaaaataccgactaatcgtcggAAAAATACGGTAATTGGTAAGATTCTATTGTCATGAATATTCGATAACCATcttgttgtttttatatcaattcgcatgatgtttttttaaacaattaaagaacTTGAGACTTTACTTGGCTCATTCAGAAGCTAAGCAGATGATTATCACTTATTCCATTTTTGAAGAATTTACTTAACACAATCCTTTGATCTCTAAATGAGATATATGTGAagatttcataattataatattgttatattatgaggagaaatttaaaataattacaaaataataacaaaagaatataaaatgtaGTAacttacattaaaattaaataaatcaattcacAAGTCCTTGTATCGATATCATGTCACTGCCAGTCTGTTGGTGATTATTATGTTAAAGAAGAAAGGGtggtattgttttcattaataaatctcttcataatgtttaaattgatcagaatacaaaaatatttattaaatacattaatCCTGAATAAAAATGAGGCGAACGCAGCTAGGGCGAACGGCGTCAAGGGTGAACGGGCCTAAGGCGAACCAAAACTAGCCTAGGGTGAACGGCGTCAAGGGCGAATGCGTTTTAGGGCGAACGAACAGCCAATCTGTTACCATGTCATGCAGAAATAAGAAAAAGTGTATCActaaatattattgtttaaatgggttttttctctctctttttctgcAGAATTGTACGAATATTGTCTGAAAGAAAACATTGCTGACAAAAACTTAATTGCGAAATGGAAGAAACAGGGATATGAAAATCTGTGCTGTTTAAGGTGCATTCAAACAAGAGACACAAATTTTGGAGCCAACTGTATCTGCCGTGTCCCCAAGTCCAAACTAGAAGCAGTAAGTTTATCTTGCATTAACTGAATTCTACATTTCGGGCTTGACTAACAGgcatttagaaccattttaacaaggccttggactttcagtaggatgtaactatctatttcttgcctcaaaacaagttaaaatgacgctggtttcaagcgaaatatacaccgattgtgtagccttagctcaaaagccagacaaatcttgttgatttcaaagagccatggctgagtggcctacaatgaaatggACAGGCCTACATCCCAaaccaaagtccaagctcctgttaaaatggttctaatgatagcatatcttaaaatttgtaTAGGTAAATTactaaatataaatgtatttatgtcAAAAACATCTGTTGTCATAGATAAATCATTAAGATATGCCATTATATATAATCATGAAGTGCCTGTGGTTTGACTGTATATTGAATGTATTAATGTATGACTAGTACCGGTAATAGATTTTCAGTGAAAGGCTTCAGGCACATATTTTGGTTATAAATGTGTACTATAGGAACTTGTACTAGTGTAATAACACAAATAATCTACTAGAAATTACAAGGAATACAACTCTTCTAAGATTTTTGATCTTTTTTTGCTTATATCAGTTAGTCAATGGTAAATGGTAATAATAATGTTTACCATTACCGGTACTTTCTTTTTTGATAATGTATTCTGAACAGTTTTCATTATCGAATTAATTGCCATGTAAATTTCAGTTCTAAATGTCAAAAATTAGATGACAGAACTTTTGCTTGACTGTACATCTGAATTTGGTTCTCCTCTTACATGTCACGGGTAATAACGGTCACTGATTATCCTTTCAGGGTAAGATTGTGGAATGTATACACTGTGGATGTCGAGGCTGCTCTGGGTGATCATCAGCTGATGCGTGTACATAGTGGCTGTCGTTGGAAGGACATCTGAGTGTGGTCGTTGTCTGTACTCCTTTAAAAGACTAAATACATAAACTCAGCAGAGGAAGGACATGATGTCATTTACCAATTGTGTTACACAAGATTGTTCAAAGAACAGTCCTTTATTGGAGTTTGATAacaagaacatttttttcttaatttcaacaCAAGAAAGTAACCTGGGAGACTTTCATACAACATTTTTTATAGATATGCATTGTGTTAActtgttattcattttacatgcCTTATTGGAAAAATAAACTCATTTTATTTAATGTGCGTACTTTATCTGTGAAAAGTGTACTTTCGATTGTTTTTACCTGTATATGTCGTTTTGGTCGTGAAGCATCTTTATTGACCTGATTTAACAAAGGCTTTGTTGCAagtatgtgtgtatatatatatatttacatctaccgagtatgattccctctatatcttacggaaacttatagttaattcatagctctatagaaaaaGCTAGACTGAAATTAACGCCCCATGTATTAGTTGGTTGAAAtttacagcggctgaaactgacgggcaactgacaggactgaattCGACACACCCTGTTTATGGATTTGTCCCACGAAACCTACAGCGATCTAACAAAATCACGACTGAACAGCAGAAAATAACCATAATGATGTCGGACTCAAAgttttggctgtttcttttaaacagtaatttagtgaattttaaataccggtactttttacaatcaatttactagtttgttaaaagaaagatgtaaatataaacaattataaaatgctttttttaatgattcatgcgggttatgaaggtagcggtcattgcagaaaaaagttATATAACCCGCTAAGgagggttatgtattttttctgcaatgtcgccaccttcatgtcacgaatgaatcaccaaagttTAAATATACCAGTGTGTGGGTGCAGGGCTGACATGCCATCTACAGCTTGTCAACAAAAGTTCCTAATACATGTAAGCTAGATAACAGCAGCTAATCTTGAATATATTGAACACTGATATGGTGAACTTATGGCTATAACAACTTTTATCAATTTCACCTGAAGTTCACTTAAATAACAAACATGGCTATAACAAATTTGCGATTTTAACGAAGTAATTTTAAGACCCTAgcttataaaattttaacatattttgatcattcatagaacaaacattttcaaattcattgaaGAAACATATGAACTTTTAATTTCATAGATATGAAATTCTCAAATTTACTAGAAACTGACATCTCAttgtttaatttagaaaaagGATCAACATTTcgaaaataaaacttaaactgGGTAGGATCCAGctgatacaaaatttaaaaaaaaattgaaatagaagattatattgacattttatgtaaatgttggtgataataattatatatataatcttaaaTAGTTTGAAGTACCGGTACTGTCAGCAAAGTTTTGCTGTACATTGTTTTACATTGCACTTGTATCCAAAACATCTTTTTATCTTCACTGcagtattttcaattttattaaccACATAATTATGttactaataaaataaatatcaatttggTGTGTTTGGTTTCAAGAATGGTAAATATCAATTAAGCAACATGAAATGGAGTTAGCGATAAGTATGTATATGTTATTCACCactcaagggggggggggggggcatatgcattaaaacaatatgtgaatttaagaaatttgactTTTCCAAGGGAAGGAGTCTGTTGGAATTCTCCCCCTTTCCCGCACTCCACTCCCCTTTAGCTTTAATAGGTTGCCTTAACGTTATGCAGTTGGTTGGGCACAAAATTCGCCAAAATTTGCGTTGCgggtatagggaattttggcgagcgctcgcgagcACCCGCTCTGTTGAACAGGCCTCTGATCTTCAAGACAAGGGGCCCAGGTTCAGATTCCAGTTTTGTCTGCCATTGTTTACATCTCCCTTCGATTGGGGGTTATCACTGTATGCTAGGTTAAAATGATGCTCACATCTAGGCCTTGAAGTAGCCTAATCATCGTCGtgataagtaaaagacgcgatcacccgtgggtatccgacgatgataagtaaaagacgcgatcacccgtgggtatccgacgatggGCCTTAATGGGTTTGGAGTGTTTCCGACCCGGATGGAATTtgcccaaccccccccccccccctttccccttGCACAACGGTAACGAAatggacttttttttatttgacccaAAAAGGAACACATGATTGTGTGTACATAACATTTTCTCCTAAACATGACGTACATACGATATGCGGTTAAAAGCTAGGACATTACATTGTAAATCTATATTTAGAAATTGACGTAGAAGGTGTGTTTCTCTCGACGAATGAAATTCAACTTCCATGTGAATTTGGCATTACTCCAAATTTTCTGATGCAACTACATATTCGTTCACAGAAATATCATTGCGTTAACAAAAAATAGTTCTCTTTAAATTCGGTTGATTTTTTGGACTAAGGTCAAACAATATAATGTTAATGCAAAATTCaacaataaatatgaaatttataacTTCAAGAATAAACATTTTGTTCTTTTACGAAGTGAAGAGCATTTCGCTCAGTAATATGACCTTGGAAACTGTAGTTGTGCACGTTGTGTTCATTCGCTATGTGGATAACAGGACAGAAAGCACGTATCTATAATTATCCGAACTCGTTCGCGAGCGATTAACGATGGCTGTTTGATAAATGGTGTGACCTCCACAACCGTGCCAAAGCCCAGGCTTAGCACAAGAACAACTTTAAATTTAATCATGGCGTGagtataatatttacatttataaaagAATTGTTGTTCAATTTTGTCTTACAATATGGCTGCTTACGAACGTGGCTTCTCCGGAAATGGcctatttttaactttttaacaatgaaaCATTACAAACAATATGGCAAcataatgttaaagttttacacatACATTGTGTCCtaagtaaatgaatttaaaaatgaatgttaATGTTTTCTTTCAGGCTTTTCCCCCAATTCATCGAGGCCTTGGCCACTACTTCACAAATTTCACAAGAAATTGCCCTTTTGAAAtcttataattttcaaatcGAAGATGGACATGGACATTTTGGAAATGGACCAGTTCCCGCTGTTCGAGGATTTGGCGATGCTGGACGATGGGTCCGGCCTCTCGCTGGAGTATGAAGACGGCGTGGGAAAATGTTTCCCTGGTAATGATCCGGCTCCCAAACTGGTCATCGACCAGGCCGGCAAGGAAGTGCTAGATGACCTGCTCCGTCTAAGTCAAAATGGTATGCAAAATTAAATTAGTTACTGTTACcttcatattatatataatttttgtttcctTTAAACAAGAGATGTGCATTAGATTATTCAGGTGTCTGTTGTCTTTTTCAGAACCATTGGATCTTGACTGGATGGAAACAGGGAGTCTTGAGCAGTTCCTTGTAGGCATGGGAGCAGACCATATCAACACTCCAGACACTCAACAGGTCTTGCAGGCAACAGAGCCAATCGTTGTGATAAAAGACACAAATGTGAACCACAGTGTTCTCCACGATTTGCTCACTCAGCCCATTACGATTAAGCAGTCCCCAACTGTTAAAGTGAGCCCTGAACCAGTGGTTTCACACGAACTGTCACAAATTGACTTGATGGATGATGGTGTTCAAGCATCCTTGCTGTCAGTCATTGCGAGTTCCAGCAATGACGAAAACGAGGTGCCAGCAGAAATATCATTCGACTCCGGTTACATGGACTCGAGTTTGAATACCTCCTCTTCCTCAAAGCCTGACTTGCTTGATGTCAGCAGTGTTGATAGTCTCATCAGCTCTCCTCTCTCTGCTGAAGAGATTGACAGTTTATTATCGGGTTCAGAACCCTCTTCTCCAAGTAGCCGCAGTGATGGCAACGACCCAGACTATTCTCCATACCAGAGCGACAGTGAAGAATACAAATCAAAGTCGCGTACTGGAGGCAAACAGAAATCAAAGAAGAGGCGATCTGGTCCGTATAATACCTCTACTGGAGATCGAAAAGACAGAAAGCGtgatcaaaacaaaaatgcCGCTATTCGATATCGTAACAAAAAACGAGAGGAAGCAGACCTACTCAAGCTTGAAGAAGACAAACTTGCCgaaaaaaacaaagaacttaATGATAAAGTCAGTCAGTTGTCTCGTGAAATCAATTACATGAAAGACcttatttctgaagtttgcaaAGCTAAAGGGTTGAAAGTCACATTTAAAAACAAGTCTCAGTAAATTCTTTCATCATGACCAGGGATTGTTTATATGTTCATTGTATATTGACCATTAAAAGATTAATCATCTTAACTTGACTTTGTTTCTTTAAACAGTTATTTTGTGTGTTAAATTAAAAGCTGATGTATCATTTAAAGTAGAAaaacaaatatgatttataaGGAATAGGAGCATGGAGACAGTGCTCCTTGTAGTTGGTTCCACCATTTGATCTACATGGTAACCAGGTTAGAAAGTATACTTTTCCAATGCTTATATACAGTTTCACCCATCATTTTTTGTTTGCTCCTCAAAGCTACCAATTGAAAATTTGACGTAGCTCTCTTTAATAGATTAATAATTACTCAGTAAAACTAAAATGtgcaaagatttttattttgaaacagtcTACATTGAATTAATGGATCAATATGAATTTCTGATTCTGTTTCGCGCAGAGTTGGGTATGAACTAAAGATATGCCAAGATCCtacatattacaaaatcatcTTGTCTTCAAGATATCTAACGCAGATGTTATTTAGTTCTACTACATATGCAAGCTGCATGTCCTGTGTTCGAAGACACATTGGATTGTCGTGTCGGACAGCTGCAGATGAACTGTGAACTTTAACACTTGCATACAGTCATACACCGATGTCCATGTACATGTTGGATCATGATGTAGATCACTGCTTTCTTTCTTGATAATGTTCTGATTTTTAACATGCACTGTACTTCTGTGAAGTGGTGTAGAGCTTCTCTACTGGTGTCTGTATTGTTCCCTTTGATCGTGACAATCCTTGCATGCAATCAACGGACAACGGTGAAGTAGGTGGAGAAGAGTTCCTCGCCCGCTCCAATATCTCTTACTGACACCAGCACCACAAGCCTTAGGGCTctgaataaacaaacaaacaaaaataatttgtttcataGTAATTAAGTTAAAATACCAATAACTAATATCATTTCAAGGTACTACTCAGTGTCACAGTATGTAAGAGTACCAGTACTTATCAGTCATAGTTTGTCGAAGAACTAGACATTGTCAAAAAATGGGGAAGAACTAGATAGAATCATAGCTGTCAAGCTACGAGTCATTGCCACGGTTTATTAAGGTACTTTAATATTTGAGCATTGAATGCTCATATTTGGATATTGTCAGTCCAATAACACACCAACACACCAGGCTGTGCAGATTCATTATCATATAACAGCACTAATACAACAAGCCAGTATTAAATTAAGAACAGGACTAAACAGGTACTTGACCTTACAAGGAATATCAATGTACAAGTCAGTGTCAATGTACAAGTCAATAACAATGTACAAGTCGATGTCAATGTACTAGTCAGTGTCAAGGTACCATTCATAGTCAATGTACAAGTAAATGTAGAAGTCAGTGTCAATGTACTAGTCATTGGTCAATGTACAAGTCGATGTCAATGTTATAGTCGGTGTCACTGAACAGGACTCAACAGGTACTTGGCCTTATAAGGAATGTCAATGTACAAGTCGATGTCAAGGTACCAGTCACTGCAATGTAGGAGTCAATGTCAATGTACAAGTCAATAACAATGTACAAGTCAATAACAATGTACACGTCAATAACAATGTACAAGTCAATGTCATTGTACAAGTCAATGtcaatgtacaaatcaatgtaaaTGTACTAGTCAGAGTCAATATACAAGGCAGTGTCATGGTCAATGTCAATGTACAAGTCAATGTCAATGTATTAGTCAGGCTCAAAGTACTAGTCAATGTCACATACTGTAGTCATTAATACCAGCCAGTGTCATAGTAGTCAATAAACAATATGTCAATGTTCTAGTTCTATCTTTTTGTAATCTTATGGTATGTCAAGTTGTAAGCAATCACAAAGACAAGATGAGATGATACTACCGGTACATATACTTGATGGAATTAAATACCTGTATGTATTCACTATAAAAATGTGCatctgaaaataatttttaaagtttatccTATTAAATGATTTACAAGTTTTAAATCTAATCAATGAATTCCttcatttaaatcaaatgaTATGGCATGTCTGCTTATACAGAATATGGTAACTATATAAGACATGGGGCCTTTCTTTGTGTACTGAGCCTGTACTATGGACTTACAAACTCATTTTCAACAGACCTTTGTGTTAAATCTTCCGCCGAGTGTGGGGAGTAGAAGACATTGGGCAGAAACTGTCTCAGATGGAAAGGAAAATCCATAGGCACACTGAATTCCTGGTAAGCCACATTAGCAGGTAACTCTGTAACAAAACAACTAACATGTTTACTATCCACGGTGACCACTTACTGACTGTGGCATGTAAAACTGTCACACACAGGAAATACCATACTAATACATACATTCAACAATTAAgtgaattgtaatttaattgaaacaatttttcaataggCTCaagggccacattgctcacttAAGTGGCAAATATTCTAGaacttgttttcttttctaaaatTCTTGTGCTATAGGTTTATAAACATACAGATAGACCAAAGAATGGATGATGGACAACAGGTGACCAGaaaagatatattgaacccTCAGTTCAGACGAGCTAAATggcttataaaaaaaatcatgattgcAATAGGATTTTCTGTTCTACTTTTTTATCAGTTATTAAACATTACTTAATTTATGATAGTAGGTTTATAATCATTGCAGATTTTGTTATCATATGTAAAAGTTTCACagcaaaataatcaaaatttaaaaaatgatctgTTAATAGGACCTTTACTCTGGTTGTTGACATACTGTCCTATTGCTAGTGGGTTTTGTAAACAAGCGGTCAACCATGATGAATCACAGACATTGAATGGGCCTTGTCTATCTCTCTGGGAAcatgaactaaaaaaaaaacagcattgtatgtacaatgtacaagtTATAATTGACTTACTAATACCAGAAAGTTTGGAATTGAACTCATTGATTCTGGTTTATATTACTTGAAAATCATCTTGGAGAGGCCTCTGTCATTGCCGTCTATCAACACACCGTCAATGCATCTGAAGATGAACGAGTTCCCAATGCTTTGGAAGAAAATGGCCTCATGTGGATAGTAAACAGTGCCTGGAACAATGTAGTGTTGACTACAGAAGAGTTGTCAGAAAATTttcttatgtaaacaaagtaaaATTACATGTTGAAAAGAAACTGGTAGAAAATGCAgagcaaaaaatgtgcaataaaTTTAACAGTTAAGGACTTTACATGATCCATTGTACAAGTGCATGTATACTACTTAACATAATGGAACAGTACTGTAAGCTCCAAAAAGGTCTATCATAGAATGAATTAGGATGAATGTTTCATAATGGTACCTGGGTAGAATGCCACCACTGATCCCTTGGGGACACATCCACTGGTCACAAACACCCCTGTCCCTCCCTGGGGTAGTGTACTGGGCCCCCTCTCTACTGTAAATCCCAGTAGAGCCCCTGTGGCCTGAGAGTTCAGTCTGGCTATCTTGGCAGGGTCTCTACTGGCCAGTGCTTTATATGCAGTCTCCAGACATATCTTCTGTTCAGGCAGGTAAAACTGATGGAATCCAGAAAACAGACCCAGAATAGAATGCAGTACCACATGATCAGCAATTAGTTTGTCACTATGACCTTGATCCACAGTTCTCGCTGACCTATATTATAaagacaataaataaaatccatagtATATAATTAAGGAGTGTTGCGGTGCAAAACTGAATCCATACAAATTGATTATGATCAGTTACCATCAAAATTCACACATAAACAAGATATGTTTTTAAATGTCGCTTTACGTTATCGGTAACgccaaataaataaatacaggCCGTTACGATATGCTTCAGAGGTAATTCGGTTTACTATATTTCAAGGTTTTCCTTACATTTGTCATAGGATATGGTATAGACCAACCTTTGATTCAAGTTGAGAGCGATCCAAGGAACAAATCTGTACCGATATTGGAGCCATTTTAACTTGATTCTTTGAAATAAACTGAACATTCcatttatatattcaatacgCCAATAGTCGTCATTACGAGGCGGGGTTTTGCGAACGCATCACAAGAAAACGATGAATATGCGGTGCATGCCTGCTCGCATTTATAACAGTTACTGTTTGGTATCTATTTATAGCAATTTCACGTAAAGTGACAACCAATAATTTTTAGATGCTACCGTATTATAATAGGTGAATTAGTGTGTAAATTCTCTCTTACctaattgttttctttacaaCTTCGATCTGCTTTATTGATCTGGAGCTGTTTGCTTCAAGCTAAAATTGAGCGTGTACTGATCGAATCTGTTCTTATGAAATCTATAGTGAGTGGTACCCCTCTATTTATGTGTCAATATAGGTACATAAGTAAGGTTAAAATGCTTACGAGTATGAGCCTGCTCTCCATGCAGGTTCGTAGCATCGTTTTAGAAAGTGtgtggcgggggggggggtgcaaactcatccaaaaaatcaaaaaagaaaaaaatattaaaaggaataaaataatgcatttctCAAATCACAATCCATGGGGGTGGGAGGGGCAACTTGGCAGAGCATAGCGTACCTATAACCTGCATGGGGGCCAATTTAACACAATgttaacaaccccccccccccccccatgctaCATGTCTGTGCATCTATTCTATGTGGGTATTAAAATGTCCACCGCATTGTCAGAAAATGAATTCAAGATGCAAGGAGATATTGGCTGTACGTTGGGTCTCGCAGACCTAAGCTTGTGTTCTTAGGGGCTGGTTAATGAGAGGTTTGATAGTTAATACTTCTTCAATAATAATGTTGAGCATCTACTAGTACAGTG
Coding sequences within it:
- the LOC128166284 gene encoding SET domain-containing protein 9-like isoform X1; the protein is MFSLFQRIKLKWLQYRYRFVPWIALNLNQRSARTVDQGHSDKLIADHVVLHSILGLFSGFHQFYLPEQKICLETAYKALASRDPAKIARLNSQATGALLGFTVERGPSTLPQGGTGVFVTSGCVPKGSVVAFYPGTVYYPHEAIFFQSIGNSFIFRCIDGVLIDGNDRGLSKMIFNSCSQRDRQGPFNVCDSSWLTACLQNPLAIGQYVNNQSKELPANVAYQEFSVPMDFPFHLRQFLPNVFYSPHSAEDLTQRALRLVVLVSVRDIGAGEELFSTYFTVVR
- the LOC128166283 gene encoding cyclic AMP-dependent transcription factor ATF-4-like, coding for MDMDILEMDQFPLFEDLAMLDDGSGLSLEYEDGVGKCFPGNDPAPKLVIDQAGKEVLDDLLRLSQNEPLDLDWMETGSLEQFLVGMGADHINTPDTQQVLQATEPIVVIKDTNVNHSVLHDLLTQPITIKQSPTVKVSPEPVVSHELSQIDLMDDGVQASLLSVIASSSNDENEVPAEISFDSGYMDSSLNTSSSSKPDLLDVSSVDSLISSPLSAEEIDSLLSGSEPSSPSSRSDGNDPDYSPYQSDSEEYKSKSRTGGKQKSKKRRSGPYNTSTGDRKDRKRDQNKNAAIRYRNKKREEADLLKLEEDKLAEKNKELNDKVSQLSREINYMKDLISEVCKAKGLKVTFKNKSQ
- the LOC128166284 gene encoding SET domain-containing protein 9-like isoform X2; the protein is MFSLFQRIKLKWLQYRYRFVPWIALNLNQRSARTVDQGHSDKLIADHVVLHSILGLFSGFHQFYLPEQKICLETAYKALASRDPAKIARLNSQATGALLGFTVERGPSTLPQGGTGVFVTSGCVPKGSVVAFYPGTVYYPHEAIFFQSIGNSFIFRCIDGVLIDGNDRGLSKMIFNSCSQRDRQGPFNVCDSSWLTACLQNPLAIGQYVNNQKLPANVAYQEFSVPMDFPFHLRQFLPNVFYSPHSAEDLTQRALRLVVLVSVRDIGAGEELFSTYFTVVR
- the LOC128168122 gene encoding protein BUD31 homolog, whose translation is MPKVKRSRKPPPEGWELIEPTIDELDAKMREAETDPHEGKRKVEALWPIFRLHHQKSRYIYDLFYRRKAISRQLYEYCLKENIADKNLIAKWKKQGYENLCCLRCIQTRDTNFGANCICRVPKSKLEAGKIVECIHCGCRGCSG